TGTGAGTCAAAGAGACCTTCAACCGCCGCCTTCAAGCTTGCTTGCACCTGGGCAGTCCAGCAACTGCACAACAACAGAGGGAGAGCCACTCACAGCCATATATGGTTTGCAGCCAGCGTTGACTGTCTTGGCCACCGAGTCGACCAGGTAACCGGAGATACCGAAATCGCACATCTTCACTTCTCCGCGTCGGTTCAACAAGATGTTGGATGGCTTCACGTCTCGGTGGATCACGTGCAGCTGGCTCTGGAGGTAGTGCAGGGCGCTCACCACCTGAACGACACATGAGAAAACAACTGAATAGAAAAATAGGAAAGAACGAGAGTGCGTGCTAAGGTCAGTAAATTGTAAATTGTGCTCCAGCAGATGCATGGGTGCTGCCATCGATTAAATTATCTTGCAAAGGACTGGCAATGTGAAATGTTCCTTAACCCCTTACGTGCCATGCTATTATCCCGAATTCTAACCGTGCCACGCTATTATCCCAAATTCTAACCAACAGTTGCCAACATGACTTACTTCCTCCCCCATAATAAACTTGCTCCTGCTTGTGCTTCCCCATGAATAGTGTGCCGCCATCTACCAGAAGCACGACAAAGCACTGAGACGAAACCAGCTCATCCATGGCATTGCTATAAAATGAAAAGTACTGTCGAAGAGCTGGGCTCGTCCTTGGATGTTTTTACTGGAAACGAATTGGACGAACCATGGCACAGAAGGGGTTAATTTGCCCAGCAAAGTGACAATTCGAGATCAGAGATTTACCAAGCCGCGTAAACTGTCTCTACAAATATGGAGGCAATCAACAATACCACAGCTTTTTAACTGCAGCATGACATAACAGAACGTAGTTCGATGATAACTGCAGTTCTCAGAAGACTACCCAGCCCACAAAGACATATACGTCAAAGTGCCCACTTCACCTGCTCCCCATCTGCATCTACCCAGCGATGCACGCTGGGCCTGAACCTAACACAGCTACCAATCTAGGAAAAGGCTCACACAACCACCGTCCGTCAGGCTTTCCTTGCAAACAGCCCTCAACAACGAACCACAAGGTGTCTGCAGACAAATGGCAAGTCTACATCTTGGGTTTCTGTGGTATTGGTCTGCATCAAAACATGACACCAGATTGGGACATGTCAATTACTATGCCACTCACCGAAAAGGCGATTGTCCCCAGGATGCTCTCGGGGATGGTCTTCCCTTTGCTGAACACCTTCTGGTAGAACTTGTCGAGCGACGTGTCCATCACCTCCATGCAGATCCACACATCACCCTGCAGTCACAAGGTAACACGCAAGCATTGTGACATACCGCAAAACCAATTCTTGATTTGGCTTTGCACATTTTAACTGTCTTCCCATCAATGACCTGACCAGGATCTAAATTTTGCAATAATCCACAGCGCCAAGTGAACGATCCCAGAGATAACAGCAGTGTCTCAGCCAATGACCAGGAGCAAAAGAAATGGCAAATGAAATAGATCATCACAGAACATGGCTCGTGGTCAAATAGTGAGGGACATTTTCAACTTGCAACTACAGTTCAAGCTGGCACAAACGCTGTGCAAGTGTAGTGCATCCTGCCTACCTACATTTCAACGAACACTGCAAGAATAACATTTTGTAACCAATGCGACAGACAACATACACACTGTACCAGGCAACAAGGCTTTGGCAACATTGTCACAAcggagctcttttttttttccaagcttgGATATCAGACAGTGTGCAAAATGGTCTTGCGTGTTCTTTCAAAAAATTGCTGCAACGTGCACAAATAATGTGAAACTACACCATGCACATTGGCTGGCATACCTTCTCCAACCTGATCTGTCAAGCAACAACTGTCCGTGATGATGTATAGTACTACAACCTACAGTGGTGGCTCGATGGCTACGGCATTATGCTTGTAAGCACGAGCTCCCAGATTTGGTTCTCGTCCCTACAGCCATATTCTGATGGGGGCATAATGCAGAAACatttgtgtacttagatttatttAGCCCTTTCtgcactgaactttttttttcagaaaagtaCTAAAATTCCTCAAATTTTTTAATGACtgatttttttacattttttaacAGCTTTGGTTATAGAAATATCAGCAGTTCTTATGTAAATTCCTGTTGTCTGTTACTGTCAATTTTTTCATAATTTTGAGTTGCAGATAGGCATGGCCACAGAAACAGTCTATATGAAGTTTGACATTTCTTGGAACAGAAATTAGGTGTGCTCTGTTGCCTTCCATGTGATGTGTAATATCTGGAGCTGTGAGGAAAGGAGATCGCAGTGGCAAAGTGATTTCATCAAGCCAAGTGCACGCGAGAGAGGCTGCCAGAGGCTCAAACTGTTCCTCCCAATCGTTAGTACTAAGTTGAAACTTCAAACACGATTCACTAGAGCTATCTAGGTCAAATCGTTTACTTGAGGTGAACAAACATACAAAAACACCATGATAGgggcttcgaaaaaaaaaaaaacagctggtGTTGCTGCAGCTTCTTAACTCCATGCCACCATTTTTTAAAAACCACAGGATTTCTCAGCCGGAGTGCTGCTTTGGGACATGAAATGCCAACAATCTCCAATTATGCAGTGCATGTCTTCATAGTCAAGTCAGCAAATGGAAATGTCATTCGACTATAAGAGACGTATCTGCTGCCAGGCTTTATCGAAACTGTCTAtctgtgaggactcctttgtccCTGCATTGAGAAGCGGCGGCTGAAGAAACGGGAACTGATCACCAGCAAGCATGCCCGACAATATAAGAGCATCCATTTACACTGCCCATTAAATTGAAACTTCATTCCTGAAGGGCAAGTGACCAGCGACCTAGCAGCAAAAGTAGTTCCCCACTTCGGTTTAGAAAGTGCGACATAGTGTGAAACGCGACCAAAGTAGGAACCACGACAGGACAAGCACTTTAACGCACACATTCTGAAATTGTTCGGTCCAATGTGTTTTGTTGTACTCGTGCATTCCTTGCACTTGCTGCAATTTATGGTCACGCAAAATCGATGCTGACCAGCCACTCTGTGTTGAGCCCTTATTGTGGTGAGCCAGTGCCTTCGATGACAGCAATGCATGCGGTAAtcaaaagaaaagagaaatgcCCACCTCTCGGAACAGTGCCCCATAGAACTGCACCGTGTTGGGGTAGTCACTGGTGCGCATGGAGACGTCAAGGTCCATCAACAAGCGTTTTTGCTCCTGGTTGCACTCGGTGAAGGTTATCCTCTGCAACGTCACAGAGAAGAAAGGAGGTTAAAACAGCACAAGAGAATGGCACAGTGCACTGCTGCTGGAGGAAGACACAGTGAATACAgaatatcaatcaatcaacgaATCAATCAAGGATAAACTTTAGTACGTCATCAGAAAAATTTGCACGGAGATATTTAGACTGACACCCTAAACAGATAGTGACCAGTTCGATACAGACAATGACTAGCAATACAGTACAAATGTTCATTAGTGATATGATACAATTACAGTCAAACCTCTGTATAAAGAACAAAGACAGAAAAATTATTAGATGTAACGAAGTAAAGCTAAATATTTTGTTGCTGATGTCAGAATGCCACAAATATACGCTTATAAGGAACATTAGACATAATGGAAGTATTTTCACGTGACTTCATTATAATGAAGTTTGACTGCACAATTATTATAGGCAATTACGAAATAGTAAATATGATTTGTTTACTGAATATATCACCAAATGAACGACACAGGACACACTGCATCAACCCACAGAATTTCATATCTCAAGAAATTGTCAGATAAGGTGTCATAGTTCCTTTGTCATGCATCCACAGACCTTTGTTAAGCGCGGACCTTTCTGTAAGTGAAAGTCAGTGCTCTTATCATGCTTCACCTCCACATGTTCTCGCTCCCTTTCTCATCATTGTTAATAAAAGCCGTCTAACCTTGACAGCCATGATGGTGCCGCTGGGTACATGGACCATCTTCTCGACAACGCCATAGGCACCTCTCCCGAGTTCCTCGATGACCTGGAGGTCATCCGTGGAGACTTCGATTTCCTGGCCTTCCACGATGAGCCTCGCGTGGGAGTCCAGGTTGCGCGGAGGGGTGCTGCATGTAAGACATGAAACGTTTAGCGTGTGCCACTCTGACAACCGTGCCAACTAAGCCACAGCTGTGTGGCTTCTTAGCATTAGGAGAGAAACACCACAACAACGAGCTATCCTTGACGCAGAGAATGCTGACACTGTCTACAAAGGTCGCATCAGCTTCCTTTCGAACTGTCCAAAGTTGGTGCCTGCTGAGAAACAACAAAACACACGTCACTGCCACTGCTTTCCGTGCTGCTTACTCCATCCATTTCCAGAGGAATGGCAGCACAGCTCCGGCCAACTGGCTGGGTAGACATTTCCTTTTTAAATGCAAAGCTTGCCTCGCCTCTTTCCCCCTCATTGCAGGTGCCGGCTGCCATCATTCCAAGTAGCAAAAACCCACTGCCCACTACCAAATGCCGTACTACCCACTAAGACATGGCACTAGCCTTGCCTCTACGTAATGCTAGGGCTCCATAAGATAGTGCCACATTGACTCAACCATTGCGAGAGACCAAATGATGGTTACCAGAAGCATCTTCAAGGTGTTACAACTGACCTAAAGAGATTGACAATCGGGAAAACCCCCCTTTCCCTGCCTTTCCGTGCATACAATGGCACTACAGAACCACTTTTCTCCTATAGGTGTATTGTAAGAAGCTCTATGGTGCCCACATTAAATTAATGCAAGCTTATGAATCGCACCTTACGAACAGACAGACATGTTGGATCTACCCGAGGTGTTGAAATGTTCCTGgtcaaacaaagaaaaaaaaaagagtccaaCTCTTACACTCTCTGTTGAAGGTTCTGGTTCGGCTCTGGCATGATGATCTTCCCCACCGTCTTTTTTCCCGCTGAGTAGAAAATCAAAGAAAAACAGCATTTTAATAAAATGAAGCTTTGGCAAGGTGCTTTCAAACAATGCATGTGTCAGACTATGGGTGGAGACAACTGACCAAACTAACAAGATCAGAGAAGATTAAATGCTCACAATACAAAGTTCACCACAGATATAACTAGCAGATGATTATGGCTATTGTAGGTATGAAAGACAACCAAATTACAGTACTCTGTAAGCTGAGAAGCCTCCTTGCAAGGGAAAACTGTAGAAATGTTATCCAAGCTTGAAAAGAGAAATATATGTTGTGATTCTACACAAGTCTAGCCTCAAAGCACATGCTGAGATAAAGCACATGCCTGTACCTAAAGGTGCAAAACAATGTTATCTGCACCTGATAATCACAGCAAAATATACATGACCGCAGTGTCTCATAACAAAGAATTGGAATTTTCACTGCTAGCACATACCCGCTTAGAGCCAGAAAACAATCTTGCCTGAACTTAAGCCGATTACAGAGAGGTTTCTAAAACATCCAGAGGTACACTGGCGGGTAAGAAAAGATACATGTGCACTCGTTAGTAGCACCACAAACAGAATAGCAGATATCACTTAATGATCAAGAAAACATAATAAAACCCCACCAGAGATGTGCCAACAGAAGTCAGGTAATTGAAAAGATGAAGTGCCAATACAGATAGCGCACTTGAGATACGAGTTATACGAGCACCTTTGACCCGGCTTATCAGTACAACAGCCTGCAGCTAAACATTCTTGTCGCACCTTAACAACAGCCTGAAGCCACAGCGGACACTAAAGTGCCTCACAGTGTGGGCTTATAAAACACAAACTGTCTTTACAGGGCTCCAGTGACTGCCAAATATGCATAATTTATTATTACCTTTCAAAGCCCACATGATGTGCAGCCAGACAAATTCACAACTGCATTG
This region of Dermacentor silvarum isolate Dsil-2018 chromosome 5, BIME_Dsil_1.4, whole genome shotgun sequence genomic DNA includes:
- the LOC119453535 gene encoding dual specificity mitogen-activated protein kinase kinase 6 isoform X2 yields the protein MKRLAGKKTVGKIIMPEPNQNLQQRVTPPRNLDSHARLIVEGQEIEVSTDDLQVIEELGRGAYGVVEKMVHVPSGTIMAVKRITFTECNQEQKRLLMDLDVSMRTSDYPNTVQFYGALFREGDVWICMEVMDTSLDKFYQKVFSKGKTIPESILGTIAFSVVSALHYLQSQLHVIHRDVKPSNILLNRRGEVKMCDFGISGYLVDSVAKTVNAGCKPYMAPERINPEHSDMGYDVKSDVWSLGITMIELSIGRFPYPSFRTPFEQLKHVVEDDPPRLPTGQFSPEYEDFIDACLQKHPTKRPTYPQLLNMPFLQHHSQSSEEISEFIAEILDGTEAAKKEASPSN
- the LOC119453535 gene encoding dual specificity mitogen-activated protein kinase kinase 6 isoform X1, whose translation is MCDVWIGCITAGRTLGGISISEQPKSCRRSSEPGELRQRAARRERRLSYSLRMRGLVKAGKKTVGKIIMPEPNQNLQQRVTPPRNLDSHARLIVEGQEIEVSTDDLQVIEELGRGAYGVVEKMVHVPSGTIMAVKRITFTECNQEQKRLLMDLDVSMRTSDYPNTVQFYGALFREGDVWICMEVMDTSLDKFYQKVFSKGKTIPESILGTIAFSVVSALHYLQSQLHVIHRDVKPSNILLNRRGEVKMCDFGISGYLVDSVAKTVNAGCKPYMAPERINPEHSDMGYDVKSDVWSLGITMIELSIGRFPYPSFRTPFEQLKHVVEDDPPRLPTGQFSPEYEDFIDACLQKHPTKRPTYPQLLNMPFLQHHSQSSEEISEFIAEILDGTEAAKKEASPSN